A stretch of Dasypus novemcinctus isolate mDasNov1 chromosome 14, mDasNov1.1.hap2, whole genome shotgun sequence DNA encodes these proteins:
- the LOC101415730 gene encoding gasdermin-D-like, which translates to MAFEGVARRVLRELDRSGEQELIMVDSLRNSTTFRPYCLVGRKRPSSWFWRPRYTCLNLSITDILEPGAPEPALQPSGHCKLHFSNSMDVGSKVELDALGQGRIAGGAAVVGSSSVSMEVHTLRVEHGTWEALQQERRLRQPEHKVLQQLRRRRDNLFVVTEVVQTQKEVEITSTQKQEGWGKFALPGAKGLQGEGQGHRSDRKTVTIPAGSTLAFQVAQLVIGSDWEIDFFPDKKQRSFRPPEEARREPPQPTLRVLYESTNTWRGFPSQAEGAAEEGAAFTEDLQGLRAEMVTWSQGLVCLSGVRRQVLRAALGQLLRDAQALEATEAALEQGLRCGRLERQDGPMGAVLECLVLPSREVVQKLAVPVLYLLGALAVLSEGQQLLMAQALDTGALRGPLELVESILEQSEPWQEPRDVSLPPGLLEGGWEEGAPTWALLEACGLRLQRGAPQVCWEPQAQAQVCALYVSLALLAQLNQDPS; encoded by the exons ATGGCCTTCGAGGGGGTGGCCCGGAGGGTGCTGCGGGAGCTGGACCGCAGCGGCGAGCAGGAGCTCATCATGGTGGACAGCCTGCGCAACTCCACCACCTTCCGGCCCTACTGCCTGGTGGGCAGGAAGCGCCCGAGCTCGTGGTTCTGGAGACCCCGCTACACGTGCCTCAACCTGTCCATCACGGACATCCTGGAGCCTGGTGCCCCGGAGCCAG ccctgcagcccaGCGGCCACTGCAAACTCCACTTCTCCAACTCCATGGATGTGGGCAGCAAAGTGGAGCTGGACGCCCTGGGCCAAGGGCGCATCGCGGGCGGGGCCGCCGTGGTGGGCAGCTCCAGTGTCTCCATGGAGGTGCACACGCTGCGCGTGGAGCACGGCACGTGGGAGGCCCTGCAGCAGGAGAG GCGCCTGCGGCAGCCGGAGCACAAGGTCCTGCAGCAGCTCAGGCGCCGCAGGGACAACCTGTTCGTGGTGACAGAGGTAGTGCAGACGCAGAAGGAGGTGGAGATCACCAGCACCCAGAAGCAGGAGGGCTGGGGCAAATTTGCGCTGCCCGGGGCCAAGGGCCTGCAG GGCGAGGGCCAGGGCCACCGGAGCGACAGGAAGACGGTCACCATCCCCGCCGGCAGCACCCTCGCCTTCCAGGTGGCCCAGCTGGTGATCGGCTCCGACTGGG AGATCGACTTCTTCCCAGACAAGAAGCAGAGAAGCTTCAGGCCGCCTGAGGAAG CCCGCAGGGAGCCGCCCCAGCCGACCTTGCGCGTCCTGTATGAGAGCACGAACACCTGGCGCGGCTTCCCGTCCCAGGCAG AAGGGGCTGCCGAGGAGGGGGCCGCATTCACTGAGGACCTGCAGGGCCTGCGGGCGGAGATGGTGACCTGGAGCCAGGGCCTGGTGTGCTTGTCGGGGGTCCGCCGCCAGGTGCTGCGGGCGGCCCTGGGCCAGCTGCTTCGGGACGCGCAGGCCCTGGAGGCCACAGAGGCGGCG CTGGAGCAGGGCCTGCGCTGTGGCCGGCTGGAGCGGCAGGATGGCCCGATGGGCGCGGTCCTCGAGTGCCTGGTGCTTCCCTCCAGAGAAGTGGTGCAGAAGCTCGCCGTCCCTGTCCTCTACCTGCTGGGGGCCCTGGCCG TGCTGAGTGAAGGCCAGCAGCTGCTGATGGCGCAGGCGCTGGACACAGGGGCCCTGCGGGGCCCGCTGGAGCTG GTGGAGAGCATCCTGGAGCAGAGTGAACCGTGGCAGGAGCCCAGGGACGTGTCCCTGCCGCCAGGGCTCCTGGAGGGcggctgggaggagggggcgcCCACCTGGGCCCTGCTGGAGGCGTGCGGCCTCAGGCTGCAGCGGGGTGCCCCCCAGGTGTGCTGGGAGCCCCAGGCGCAGGCCCAGGTGTGCGCGCTCTACGTCTCCCTGGCGCTGCTCGCGCAGCTGAACCAGGACCCCAGCTAG